The Dehalobacter sp. DCM sequence AGCTTTCAATTTCACACATTCAGTTTAGATAATGCAATTAACCGTCCGTAGCAAGTCGTCAATATTAAAAGGTTTACTCAGGAAGCCTTGATACTGATTGGCTTCGGGAAGGTTGTCCCGATTGGGGATAGCGGCCGTAATAATTACGGCAGGGATATGACGCAGTTGATTGTCATTGCGCATTCGCTGTATCAAATCACGGCCGCCCATACCTTGCATAATCAGGTCTGTTAACAATAAGTCCGGTACATAACCGCTTTTCATAAGATACAGACCCTCTAATGCATTTTTCCTAACCTCGACGTTGTGTCCGTCATCTGTAAGCGCTGTTTGAATGACCATACCGATAAGGGGGTTGTCCTCAACAACCAATATTCTGTTCATAAGCCACCCTCCAATTCTGGATAAGATTAGACACAATAAAAGTATATCATGGAAAAACAGCGAATGTTGTCGACTGATGGTGTCATAAATAGACATAAATAGTAGAATGCATCCTGGCAGAAATAAATGCAAACAAATCGTTTATTTATTGGAAATTTGCACACTATTGGTGATCCAGAAACCAATTGGTTGCATAAAAATCGAATTTTCGATATGATTACATCGAAAGTTTACATGACACGCAACAGAAAAATCGTCAAGGAGGAAATGCGATGTTCCAGGAATTCAAACAATTTATTATGAAGGGCAATGTCGTTGATCTTGCAGTCGCGGTGATTATTGGCGGCGCGTTCGGCAAGATTGTGACTTCATTAGTGAATGACATCATCATGCCTTTGCTTGGGCTGATACTAGGGAAGATCAACTTTACAGAGCTAAAGTGGGTTATCGTACAGGGGTCTAAGGGAATAAATGGTTCTGAAGGGGTTAAAGAAGTTGCCGTTTTATACGGGACATTCATTCAATCCGTTGTTGACTTTCTGATCATCGCACTCGCTATCTTTTTTATGCTGAAAGCACTGAGTAAATTGAAGCGGAAGAAGGAAGTGCTGGAAGAAACACCGGCTCCGCCTGAACCTTCCAACGAGGAAGTGTTATTAGCGGAAATCAGGGATTTACTTAAAGCGAGAAACAAATAGAGATCCTAAGCAAGGTGTAAAAGCGCCTTGTTTTTTTCGCAGGTTTTTAATCATAGTGCTCGATGTGATGTCCTGTATGAAAGATGGGTATACTCATGATGGCTAAATTTGTTCATGACGGGTTTGCTCATGAATTCAGTATTATGCGCAATTTTTATTGTACAAAATGCCGATATTTTAGTATAATAGCACTTTGAAAATACTACGCTTCTATTTACATAACATATACGATTTAAAGGAGGATATTATGCAAAAAATCCAAATGAAAACGCCATTAGTCGAAATGGATGGCGATGAGATGACCAGGATCATCTGGAAATCCATAAAAGAAATCCTGCTTCAGCCTTACATTGATTTAAAGACAGAATACTATGACCTTGGACTGGAATATCGCGATCAGACGAACGATCAGGTGACGTATGATGCCGCGATGGCCAACAAGAAGTACGGCGTATCCGTCAAGTGCGCGACGATTACACCCAATGCCCAACGTGTCGAAGAATATAATCTGAAAGAAATGTGGAAAAGCCCGAACGGAACGATTAGAGCCATACTCGATGGAACCGTATTCCGTTCACCGATCGTTGTCAACGGAATCAGTCCGATCGTCAGCGCATGGAAGAAACCCATTACGATTGCCCGTCATGCCTATGGTGATGTTTACCGTAATACGGAATACCGTGTTGAAGGCCCCGGAAAAGCAGAGATTGTCTTCACAGGAAAAGATGGCAAGGAAATACGTCAGACCATATTTGACTTTGAAGATAAAGGCGTCATTATGGGTATGCATAATATCGATAAATCAATTGAAAGCTTTGCCCGCGCTTGTTTTAACTATGCTTTGGATGTTAAACAAGATCTTTGGTTCGCAACAAAGGATACAATCTCCAAAAAATATGACCATACATTTAAGGATATTTTCCAGGATATTTTTGAAGCAGAGTATAAGGAAAAATTTGCGGCAGCCAATATTGAATATTTCTATACACTGATTGATGATGCAGTCGCACGTGTCGTCCGTTCTGAAGGCGGATATATCTGGGCATGTAAAAACTACGATGGCGATGTGATGTCCGATATGGTCGCTACTGCGTTCGGTAGTTTGGCAATGATGACATCCGTGCTGGTTTCTCCTGACGGCAACTATGAATATGAAGCCGCTCATGGCACAGTGACCCGTCACTATTACAAACACCTTAAAGGCGAAGAGACCTCAACAAACGCGATGGCTACCCTGTTTGCCTGGACAGGCGCCCTGCGGAAACGCGGTGAGCTTGACGGCTTGAAGGATTTGGTTGAATTTGCTGATCAGCTCGAAGCGGCTTCGCTGAGGACGATTGAAGAGGGGACCATGACCAAAGACCTTGCTCTAATATCCGAACTTCCTGAGAAAAAGGTTGTGAATACGGAGCAGTTCCTCGTCGAAATCAGAAAGACGCTGGATAAAATCAGGAATTAAGAGAGTCAGCGATATTGTCTCAAATAGATACTTATATCGAAGAAAACCGTCTAATTAGATTATTTTGAGACGGTTTTTCTTTTTTTGTATATCAGAAAATGTAAGTGACTTTCTGTCCTCGAAAGTGTGATTCGCGTTCTGAACTACAGAAGTGCAGCTGTGGCTGTCGCCTTCGTTGAATTAATAATTATTATTGAAATAATGGAGATAGGATATTGATTTTTGTTTATATATTCACTATAATAGACTCAAGTATAATTCTCAAGATGAGAAAATCAAATTTAAATTTGAGAGGATGTGAGAGCGTAACAATTTGCCTTTTGAAACATAAGGAGAGTGAAATTTTTAACGTTATGTTATTAATTGAATCTGCAGATTACCGATTGGACTGTAGCTCCTTATAAAGCATGTTCATGCTTATTATTTGTTGTAACTAACCGTGTCCAATTGCACATGGTTTTTTTTATAGGCAGAGGAAAGTGACATACCACACTTGCAAACCGTCATTGGCTATCCTTTATATATATTTCCCACAGGCCAATGGTCAATAAACAGCGAAGGAGGAAAGCGAAAAATAGCTCTTATTATCATTTTTTTAGAGATTTAGAAAGGGAGATGAATGATTTGACAGATACCAAAAAAAGTCTAGCACTGTATGTATTCTCTATTTGCTGCTTCTATTTCTGTATGCCGTCCATGGGGATTATGACTCCGACTATGGCTACATTATCCCAAGCTTTCCCGACGGTTCCTTTTATTAGCATCACCTACATCGGCACCATCGTTGCTTTGTTCCAAATCTTTGGTTCTTTCATCGGCGGTGCGATTGTTGGTAAATTCCTTAAATTCCGCACTACGTTAATTCTTGCTTTTGTTCTCTATCTGGTTGGCGGCCTTGGGCCTTATTTCCTGCCGGATGGCTCCAGCTGGACAACTGTTTTGGTCTTCCGGGCTATCTTCGGTTTAGGACTTGGCTTAAACGTTCCGATGGGCGCTACCCTGATTTCCAGACTCTATCGCGATGAAGCAAAACGCGCGAAGATGATGGGCTTCGGAATGCTGTTCTTCAACATCGGTGCTTTCGGCTTCAGCTACCTCGGACCATCTTTGGCTCTGATCAGCTGGCAGACCGCTTTTCTAGCTCACTTTGTTGGTATCGTCGGTTTAATCGGCGCTATTATGCTGAAAGAGCCCCCCGATGCCGAAGAAGTCAAGGGTGCAAAAGTCAAAATCACCCCGAGAGCTGTTCTTTGGCCATTAGTTTTTGCTATTGAAATGACGCTCGTGTACAGTATGTTCACCATGGGTTCCATGGTTCTGGCACAAGGCGGTATGGATCCTAATACAGCCGGTATGTACCAAGGTACTGGAATCGCCATCCTGACCGCTGTCGGATTTGTTCTTTCCATTGGTTTTGGCTGGATTTATCGTGTAGTAAACAAGTGGATTGTTGCCATTTCTATGATTTGCGTCACCATCGGGCTTTTCCTCGTCAGTTCATCCGGTGCTTCCTTAAGTATTCCGCTGTTCTTGGCTGGCTGGGTATTCTTCGGTATTGGCCAGCAAGGTATAACTAACGGCTTGCCGATGGTTGTCAGCACGGTTGTTGACAAGGCGACGGCGGCTGCTGCGTTGGGTCTTACTTTTGGTTTCATGAACTTCGGCGGCTTTACCTCCACGCCATGGGCTCAGCTCCTCTCGACAATCGGAGCTGACACAGCTGCTGCTGTTATTCGTGCCAATGGGATCGTCTTCATTGTATTCACAATCGTCATGATTGTAGCTACAATGAGAATGAAAAAGTTTAGCTCCGAATCTGAAGCAGCGAAATAAGTTTTTTGAATAAGAAGGGCGCTGTCTGGCGATAATGCTCGTCAGGTAGCGCCTTTTTCTTTTATTGATTAATAAAATGCCGTGTTTAGATATGGCGGGCTGCTGTCTAACGAACGATTTTGTTCGTTGGTCGACAGCCCTTTTTGGTTGCCTGTTTACAATAATATGAGAATTGATCATGTTAGTTACACGAGAATTAATGTGATTAACGTAACGCCGGGTACTGATTTTTTAGGGAAATTTGAGATAATATAGAAAGGACTATTATATATTCAATGAACATTAGCGTTAATATTATATTATGAAGAGAAGGTGTAACACGATGCCAAAGTCACTCAGCCAATTTTTGTCCGAGCAAGGGGTCGATGACAATCTGCTGAAAGAAGCGGCTAATTTTCGGGAATTTTACAAACTGGAGGATAACCTTCGCTTTCGAATTCCGGACACCC is a genomic window containing:
- a CDS encoding response regulator, whose product is MNRILVVEDNPLIGMVIQTALTDDGHNVEVRKNALEGLYLMKSGYVPDLLLTDLIMQGMGGRDLIQRMRNDNQLRHIPAVIITAAIPNRDNLPEANQYQGFLSKPFNIDDLLRTVNCII
- the mscL gene encoding large-conductance mechanosensitive channel protein MscL — its product is MFQEFKQFIMKGNVVDLAVAVIIGGAFGKIVTSLVNDIIMPLLGLILGKINFTELKWVIVQGSKGINGSEGVKEVAVLYGTFIQSVVDFLIIALAIFFMLKALSKLKRKKEVLEETPAPPEPSNEEVLLAEIRDLLKARNK
- a CDS encoding NADP-dependent isocitrate dehydrogenase, yielding MQKIQMKTPLVEMDGDEMTRIIWKSIKEILLQPYIDLKTEYYDLGLEYRDQTNDQVTYDAAMANKKYGVSVKCATITPNAQRVEEYNLKEMWKSPNGTIRAILDGTVFRSPIVVNGISPIVSAWKKPITIARHAYGDVYRNTEYRVEGPGKAEIVFTGKDGKEIRQTIFDFEDKGVIMGMHNIDKSIESFARACFNYALDVKQDLWFATKDTISKKYDHTFKDIFQDIFEAEYKEKFAAANIEYFYTLIDDAVARVVRSEGGYIWACKNYDGDVMSDMVATAFGSLAMMTSVLVSPDGNYEYEAAHGTVTRHYYKHLKGEETSTNAMATLFAWTGALRKRGELDGLKDLVEFADQLEAASLRTIEEGTMTKDLALISELPEKKVVNTEQFLVEIRKTLDKIRN
- a CDS encoding MFS transporter; translated protein: MTDTKKSLALYVFSICCFYFCMPSMGIMTPTMATLSQAFPTVPFISITYIGTIVALFQIFGSFIGGAIVGKFLKFRTTLILAFVLYLVGGLGPYFLPDGSSWTTVLVFRAIFGLGLGLNVPMGATLISRLYRDEAKRAKMMGFGMLFFNIGAFGFSYLGPSLALISWQTAFLAHFVGIVGLIGAIMLKEPPDAEEVKGAKVKITPRAVLWPLVFAIEMTLVYSMFTMGSMVLAQGGMDPNTAGMYQGTGIAILTAVGFVLSIGFGWIYRVVNKWIVAISMICVTIGLFLVSSSGASLSIPLFLAGWVFFGIGQQGITNGLPMVVSTVVDKATAAAALGLTFGFMNFGGFTSTPWAQLLSTIGADTAAAVIRANGIVFIVFTIVMIVATMRMKKFSSESEAAK